From Paraburkholderia sprentiae WSM5005:
GCCACCTGCGACGCGATCGCGAAACTCGCGGCCACCCATCGCGCGACGCCGATGATCGGCCGCACGTGGCTGCAACAGGCGCTGCCCATCACGCTCGGTCTGAAGTTCGCGCAATGGCTCGACGCGCTGTTGCGTCATCGCGAGCGGCTCGATGCGTTGCGCGCGCGCGTGCTGGTGCTGCAATTCGGCGGCGCGGCCGGCACGCTCGCGAGTCTTCGCGAGGCGGCGCCGCGGGTCACGCAGTCGCTTGCCAAGGAACTCGGCCTCGCGGTGCCGACCTTGCCGTGGCATACGCAGCGCGATCGCATTGCCGAAACGGCGTCGCTGTTCGGCATGCTGATCGGCACGCTCGGCAAGATCGCGCGCGATGTCTCGCTGCAGATGCAAACCGAAATCGACGAGCTCGCCGAACCGGCCGCGGCCGGCAAGGGCGGTTCCTCGACGATGCCGCACAAGCGCAACCCGGTCGGCTGCGCGGCGGTTCTGACGGCCGCGACGCGCGCGCCCGGTCTCGTCGCGACGGTGTTCGCCGGCATGGTGCAGGAGCACGAGCGCGCGCTCGGCGGCTGGCAGGCCGAATGGGACGCTCTGCCGGATCTCGCGCGCCTCGCGGGCGGCGCGCTCGCGAACATCCAACAGATCGCCGCGGGTCTGAACGTCAACGAGGCGCGTCTCGCGGCGAATCTCGACGTCACCCACGGCCTGATCCTCGGCGAAGCGGTGATGCTCGCGCTCGGCGACAGCATCGGCCGGCTCGACGCGCATCATCTGGTCGAGCGCGCGTCGAAGGCCGCGATCCGCGACGGCAAGACGCTGTACGACGTGCTCGCCGCCGACGCGGCCGTCACCGAACATCTTCCGCTCGAGCGCCTGAAGCAACTGCTCGACCCGGCTCAATACGTCGGCCAGGCGCACGCGTATGTCGACGCCGCGCTGGCGCTTCACACCACGCGCGCGCAGCGCGCCCATTCCAAGGAGTAACCGGCATGCCCTACGCCGCAGTCAACGGCACCGAGCTTCACTATCGTATCGACGGCGACCGCCACGGCCACGCGCCGTGGCTCGTGCTGTCGAATTCGCTTGGCACCGATATGTCCATGTGGACGCCGCAAGTCGCGGCGCTCTCGAAGCGCTTCCGCGTGCTGCGCTACGACACGCGCGGCCACGGTCATTCGGAAGCGCCGAAGGGTCCTTACACGATCGATCAGCTGAGCGGCGACGTGCTCGGCCTGATGGATACGTTGAAGATCTCGCGCGCGAATTTTTGCGGCATCTCGATGGGCGGGCTGACCGGTATCGCGCTCGCGGCGCGCCACGGCGACCGCTTCGAGCGCGTCGTGCTGAGCAACACCGCCGCACGCATCGGCTCGCCGGAAGTGTGGGTGCCGCGTGCCGCGAAGGCGCGCCACGAAGGCATGTTCGCACTCGCCGACGCGGTGCTGCCGCGCTGGTTCACCGCAGACTTCATCGAACGCGAGCCGGTCGTGCTGGCGATGATCCGCGACGTGTTCGTGCACACCGACAAGGAAGGCTACGCATCGAACTGCGACGCGATCAACGCGGCCGATCTGCGCCCCGAAGCGCCGGGCATCAAGCTGCCGACGCTGGTGATCAGCGGCACGCACGATCTGGCCGCCACGCCTGCGCAAGGCCGCGAACTCGCCCAGGCGATTCCGGGCGCGCGCTACGTCGAACTCGACGCCTCGCATATTTCCAACATCGAAAAGCTCGGCGAGTTCACGAAGACCGTGCTCGACTTCCTGACGGAGCCAAAATGAACGACGAAGATCGTTACGAAGCCGGTATGGGGGTGCGTCGCGCGGTGCTGGGCAACGCGCACGTCGATCGTTCGCTCGCGAATCGCACGGAGCTGACCGACGAGTTCCAGAACCTGATCACGCGTTATGCGTGGGGCGAGATCTGGACGCGTGAAGGTCTGCCGCGTCATACGCGCAGCCTGCTGACGATCGCGATGATGGTGGCGCTCAATCGCAACGAAGAACTCGCGCTGCACTTGCGCGCCGCCAAAAACAACGGCGTGACGCGCGAGCAGATCAAGGAAGTGCTGCTGCAGACCGCGATTTACTGCGGGGTGCCGGCGGCTAATTCCGCGTTCCACCTGGCCGACAAGCTGTTCCGCGAGGACGATGCGGCTGTGGCGGCGAAGTCGTAAAGATTGAGTACTGTAGTTTTCCCGCTTCATTCAGCAAAAGCGCGACGGACATTTCTGCCGCGCTGAGACCGCCGATGCGCATGGTGTCGCGCTCATCCTCCAGCGCGACGAACCGCAGTTCGAACTGCGCCCGCGCGCCGTCCGGCAGCGGGAATTTGAACGGCTGGCGCATGACACGCAGCAGGCGCGCATCCAGGTGTGCGCCCACCGACTTGCCGCCGCCCGTGTCCGTTTTCTTCATCGCCGCGCGCCGGAAGCGGCGCGGTTCACTCGATCTGCCTGTACCGAGTGTCCCCGCCGCCACGCTGCAACTGTTTCGAAACGATAAGAAACTGTTCGTCACTAATCGTACACTCCAGTTCGCCTATCTCATACACATCAACTAGCTTGATCTTATTTCCGTTTCGTTCCTCGAAGGCAATCTGATAGATCCCGCGCCACATTGGTTCACCATCCTCGTATTTACCGATCTTCTCGGACGCGAGTCGCACCGCCCTTGTTTTCGTCGCGTCGAAATCCAGCGAGAGGATGTCAGTTTTTCTTAGCGCCATCTGGGCCACACAGGCCGGGAACCGGTCGCCGCATGGCGGGTATGGTCCGGGTTCCGCCAGGCATAATGCGCGAAGGGATAGCAGCAGGACTGCAAGAGCGTGTTTCATCGATTTAAAGGACGTCACTCTATCTGCTTGAACATTCTGTCGTTCTCGACTCTTGACAGCAAATGCTTCGAAACGACAAAGACTTCTACGGCACTCATCGAGCATTCAAATTCCCCAGCGTCGTTCACGGCAATCACCTTGACCTTGTTTCCGTTTGTTTCGTGAAAGGTGATGTGATAGACCTCACGCCACAACTGTTCGCCATCCTCTTCTTTTCCTATTTTCTCGGACGCCAGTTGCATGGCTTGGGTTTTCGTATAGTCGATATTGCCAAGCATGCCAGCTTTTTTTAGTCTCCCCTCGGCTATGTTGGTCGGCCACCTGTCGCATTGGGGTTCTGGTTTAGGTTGCGCCATGCATAGCGCGGAAAGCGCTATGAGAATGGCTGCAAGAGTGCGTTTCATGGCACCACCTTTATTGTTCATAGCGATGGGTTCCACGTTTCATGGTCAGTCTCGCGCGCTGACCGGCGATGCTGGAATAGCGCGCGCGTGAACAGTTACTCTATGTCCTTGAACAGTCTGTGAACTGGTGGCGAATGTCGCGAGACGACAAAAACCTCAACAGCACTCATTGAGCATTCCGACCAGGCGGCTTCACCCACGGTAATAACCTTGAACTCTTTTCCGCCTTTTTCGTAAAACGTAATGTGATAGACCTGGCGCCACAGTTGCTCGCCGTCCTCGTCCTTGCCGATCTTCTCGGATGCCAGTTGAACGGCACGGGTTTTCGAATGGTCGATCTTCGCCGGGTCAGTGAGGCGCTCGTTTGTCAGTGCGACCTCGGCGACGTTGGTGGGGTATCTGTCGCATGGCGGTGACTTCGCCAGGCATAACGCGGGAAGAGACAGCAGCATGATGGCAAAAGCGCGTCTCATGGTTACTCCACCTCCAGCCATCTGTCACCACTGTCCCACATCTTTTTGCGTATTCGCTTGTCGATAACGATGCAGCCGTTTGACGCGTTGCCCGGGTCACTGAGGCTATCGCCGTGGATCATGAAGCCGTCACGCCCGCCCAGGCACGTTCCGCAAACGGGGTTAAGCCGCAGTGAATATTTTCCTGTGTGCGTATGGTCAAACGGTGCGGTAATTTCGTACCGGCCAATGGGAATGGGACCTTTGTCGCGCACATATTGCATGCGGCGCTTATTCTTTCCTTCACGTTTGCCCGAATATCCCTTTTTTTCCATGAGAACGCCGTTGTGATACATCTCGCCGCTGGTCTGTTTGTAAATCCACACCATTTTCTTTTCTTCATTGGTTGTACGAACCAACGATTACATCAGATCATCTGGCTGCGTGCAATTTTCGGGATAAGCGCGGTGGTTCATTCACGTCCCTGTATCGGGCCAGCGGAGGGAGCGTCAGCGAAGCCGCGTACTGAACTCAAGCGTATGGGGCATACGGCGAAAAAATGGCCCAGGTTGGCCAGGCGCCGATATTTTTACGCGGTAGTCGTCGCTACGACGCTCGCCGGCATCTGCACGCACACCGCCCGCAACACCGTCTCCCTGATCACCTCGCGCCAATGCGCGAGCGCGGCCTTGTCCATCAGCGGTTCGCCGAGAAACGCGCCGAGCGTGTACTGATTGGCGTTATAGAAATAGCCGAGCGACGCGATCATCAGATACACGTCGCGCGCCGCGATATCGGCGCGAAACACGTTCTGCGCGCGACCCGCGTCCAATAGCTTCTGCACGACCGAAATCGCGAAACCCGAAATCTCCCTGAGCTTCAGCGATTTTTTCGCATGCTTGCCCTGGTGCAGGTTTTCGCTCGACAGCAGCGTCACGAACTCCGGGTGATCGAGGTAGTACTGCCAAACGAACTCGACCATCTGTTCGAGGCCGTGCACCGGATCGCGCAGATCGAGATCGAGTTTGCTTTCCGCTTCGTTGAACTGCGTGTAGATCGTTTCCAGCACTTCGATGAACAACTGCTCCTTGCTGCCGAAGTAGTAGTAGATCATCCGGTCGTGCGAACGCGCGGCCTTCGAAATACTTTCGATGCGGCCGCTCGCATATCCCTGCTTCGCGAACACCTTGATGGCAGCCTTCAGGATCTTGGCGCGGGTGTCCTGCGCCTGTTTCGCACGGATACCGATGGCGCCCGGCTTGCGGGCAGCGATGCGACTCATGAAGGTCTGGACCCCGCACGACGGAAAACACGTTGCATAGTCGATTTTGATCGAGTAGATTTCATTCAAGTTTGGTGTAGAAGATACTACATGAACGGTGAGTGGCCGCAACATGAAAATGGGCGGCCCACGCGAGAGTGTCATGAAACCGGCACGATTCGCGCACCGCGCAGCACCGCCAGCCATGTCGCGCCCGTTATGTCGTACGGAACCCCACGATGACAGAACATACGAAGGTCGATTTCGGTGCAGAGCGTGTCGATCGCGATACCGCGTCGACGCCCGGCCCCACCGTGCTCGACAAGGCGGTGCCGCGCAGCGAGCGCATGGCGGCGAACAAGATCGAATGCAACGCGTGTCCGGTGCTGTGCCAGATCTCGGCAGGGCGCACCGGCGCGTGCGATCGTTATGCGAATGCGGATGGGCGGTTGGTACGCGTCGATCCGGTGGTATTCCTCGCGCGTGCGAATGATGCCGGCGCCGATAGCGCAACTGCGGCGATCGAATTTGCCGCAACCCCCGGGGCAGACCAAAGCACCGCCGAACCCGCGCTGTTCGTCACCGGCGTCGGCGCCTCGTCCACCTATCCCGACTACAAGCCCGCGCCGTTCATCGTCGCGTCGAAGCTCGACGACGTCGACATGATCACCGTCGTCACCGAAGGCATCTTCAGCTACTGCAGCTTCAAGGTGAAGATCGACACCGACCGCTTTCTCGGCCCCGAACAGGCGAACGTGCGTTGTGACGGCGAGATCGTCGGCCACGTGAGCACGGCCGAATACGGCTCGCAGATGCTGAGCCTCGGCGGCGTCCATCACCTGACCGGCGGCAGCAAGAAGGAAGGCCGCGTGACCTGCGACACGATGCTCGCCCTTGGCAACAAGGAGGCGGTCGAGCTCAGCATCGACGGCGGCGCGAGTCTCGCGATCCGGGCGGGCGCCGCGCCGATCGTCGACGGTGTCGAAGAGCAACGCATGCGCGTCGGCTGCGGTTCCGCGACGATCGGCATCTTCGCGAAGCAATGGTTCGGCCACGTCGATGAAGTGGTGGTCGTCGACGATCACATCACCGGCGTGCTGACCGAGCATCAGGCAGGCCGATGCCTCGGCATGACGCGCTCGGGCATCAAGATACGCGGCCGCAAATCGACGCCGGGCCGCTATTTTCAGGTCGCCAATCCTGGCACCGGTTGGGGCGGCACCGACATTCAGGACCCGCTCGCGATCGTCGAAGGATTCGATCCGTCGGTCGCGAAGCCGGGCATGCGCGTGCTGATGGTGTCGACGACCGGCGAGCACGCGCAATGGTACGAGCTCGACGCGCAGCTCGCGCCGCGCGTCGCGCCGATGCCCGACGCGGTGCGCCGTACGGTCGAGCGGATCGGCGAGAACTGCGAGCCGTCGCTTGCGACGGTGCTGTTTCTCGGCGGCGCGGGCGGCAGTCTGCGCGCGGGCGCGACCGAGAATCCGGTGCTGCTCACGCGCGCGATCAAGCGCAAACTCGTCAACGTCACGTGCGGCGGCGCGCCCGCTTACGTGTGGCCGGGCGGCGGCATCACCGTGATGGTCGACGTGATGCGAATGCCGGACCGCTCGTTCGGCACGGTGCCGACACCGGCGATCGTCGCGCCGATCGAATTCACGATGACGTACGACACCTACCGCGATCTCGGCGGCCACCTCGATGCGGTGCGCTCGTTGCAGAGCGTGCTCGCGAGCGGCCCCACGCATACGGAAGGCGCGCCGCGCGGGCGGCGCACGCTCGCGCGCGATCCGGACAATCCGTGGCCGCCTGCAATGCGTGGCTGAGCTTCCTGACTAAAGATCATCCGATGACCCCTACTCGCATCCGGCTCGACGCGCAGCGCTTCCATTGGCAGCATGGACCGATCGACCTCATCC
This genomic window contains:
- a CDS encoding 3-carboxy-cis,cis-muconate cycloisomerase; its protein translation is MLDSSARLTGLLCGTQPMNDIWAPRATLQRMLDVEAALARASAAHHVIPETAVPAIEAACQADQLDADTLARDAALGGNLAIPLVKQLTARVKAANAEAAKYVHWGATSQDIIDTATVLQLRDTFELLNSGLQATCDAIAKLAATHRATPMIGRTWLQQALPITLGLKFAQWLDALLRHRERLDALRARVLVLQFGGAAGTLASLREAAPRVTQSLAKELGLAVPTLPWHTQRDRIAETASLFGMLIGTLGKIARDVSLQMQTEIDELAEPAAAGKGGSSTMPHKRNPVGCAAVLTAATRAPGLVATVFAGMVQEHERALGGWQAEWDALPDLARLAGGALANIQQIAAGLNVNEARLAANLDVTHGLILGEAVMLALGDSIGRLDAHHLVERASKAAIRDGKTLYDVLAADAAVTEHLPLERLKQLLDPAQYVGQAHAYVDAALALHTTRAQRAHSKE
- the pcaC gene encoding 4-carboxymuconolactone decarboxylase, producing the protein MNDEDRYEAGMGVRRAVLGNAHVDRSLANRTELTDEFQNLITRYAWGEIWTREGLPRHTRSLLTIAMMVALNRNEELALHLRAAKNNGVTREQIKEVLLQTAIYCGVPAANSAFHLADKLFREDDAAVAAKS
- a CDS encoding tlde1 domain-containing protein, giving the protein MVRTTNEEKKMVWIYKQTSGEMYHNGVLMEKKGYSGKREGKNKRRMQYVRDKGPIPIGRYEITAPFDHTHTGKYSLRLNPVCGTCLGGRDGFMIHGDSLSDPGNASNGCIVIDKRIRKKMWDSGDRWLEVE
- a CDS encoding TetR/AcrR family transcriptional regulator, which encodes MSRIAARKPGAIGIRAKQAQDTRAKILKAAIKVFAKQGYASGRIESISKAARSHDRMIYYYFGSKEQLFIEVLETIYTQFNEAESKLDLDLRDPVHGLEQMVEFVWQYYLDHPEFVTLLSSENLHQGKHAKKSLKLREISGFAISVVQKLLDAGRAQNVFRADIAARDVYLMIASLGYFYNANQYTLGAFLGEPLMDKAALAHWREVIRETVLRAVCVQMPASVVATTTA
- the pcaD gene encoding 3-oxoadipate enol-lactonase, which codes for MPYAAVNGTELHYRIDGDRHGHAPWLVLSNSLGTDMSMWTPQVAALSKRFRVLRYDTRGHGHSEAPKGPYTIDQLSGDVLGLMDTLKISRANFCGISMGGLTGIALAARHGDRFERVVLSNTAARIGSPEVWVPRAAKARHEGMFALADAVLPRWFTADFIEREPVVLAMIRDVFVHTDKEGYASNCDAINAADLRPEAPGIKLPTLVISGTHDLAATPAQGRELAQAIPGARYVELDASHISNIEKLGEFTKTVLDFLTEPK